In one Streptomyces sp. T12 genomic region, the following are encoded:
- a CDS encoding protein meaA: MTERQPAEGKREKDRPWLMRTYAGHSTAEASNELYRRNLAKGQTGLSVAFDLPTQTGYDSDHILARGEVGRVGVPIAHLGDMRRLFQDIPLEQMNTSMTINATAMWLLALYQVVAEEQGADITKLQGTTQNDIVKEYLSRGTHVFPPGPSLRLTTDMIAYTVSHIPKWNPINICSYHLQEAGATPVQEIAYAMSTAIAVLDAVRDSGQVPAEKFGDVVARISFFVNAGVRFIEEMCKMRAFGRIWDKVTRERYGIENPKQRRFRYGVQVNSLGLTEAQPENNVQRIVLEMLAVTLSKDARARAVQLPAWNEALGLPRPWDQQWSLRIQQVLAHESDLLEYEDIFEGSHVIEAKVTKLVEESLAEIDRIQEMGGAMAAVESGYLKSQLVSSHAERRARIESGQEKIIGVNIFETTEPNPLTADLDTAIQTVDPAVEARVIAGLQHWRDTRYQPPFNHPRPCKALERLKEAAKGTGNLMEATLECARAGVTTGEWAGALREVFGEFRAPTGVSSAPVAVPAEEGSAMSEVRRKVDLTAKDLGVGKLRFLVGKPGLDGHSNGAEQIAVRARDAGFEVVYQGIRLTPEQIVDAALAEDVHAVGLSILSGSHAQLVPDVLERLRVAGATDIPVIAGGIIPNGDAEQLRAAGVAAVFTPKDFDITGIIGRIVDEIRKANKLDPLEVPA; encoded by the coding sequence ATGACTGAGCGTCAGCCCGCCGAAGGCAAGCGGGAGAAGGACCGGCCGTGGCTCATGCGGACCTACGCCGGTCACTCCACGGCCGAGGCGTCCAACGAGCTGTACCGGCGCAACCTCGCCAAGGGGCAGACCGGCCTGTCGGTGGCGTTCGACCTGCCGACCCAGACCGGCTACGACTCCGACCACATCCTCGCCCGCGGCGAGGTCGGCCGGGTCGGCGTGCCGATCGCGCACCTCGGTGACATGCGCCGGCTGTTCCAGGACATCCCCCTGGAGCAGATGAACACCTCGATGACGATCAACGCCACCGCCATGTGGCTGCTGGCGCTCTACCAGGTCGTCGCCGAGGAGCAGGGCGCGGACATCACCAAGCTCCAGGGCACGACCCAGAACGACATCGTCAAGGAGTACCTGTCGCGGGGGACCCATGTCTTCCCGCCGGGGCCCTCACTCCGGCTGACGACGGACATGATCGCGTACACGGTCTCCCACATCCCGAAGTGGAACCCGATCAACATCTGCAGCTACCACCTGCAGGAGGCGGGCGCCACGCCGGTCCAGGAGATCGCCTACGCGATGTCCACCGCGATCGCGGTTCTCGATGCCGTACGCGACTCGGGGCAGGTCCCCGCCGAGAAGTTCGGGGACGTCGTGGCCCGTATCTCCTTCTTCGTGAACGCGGGCGTCCGCTTCATCGAGGAGATGTGCAAGATGCGGGCGTTCGGGCGGATCTGGGACAAGGTCACGCGCGAGCGGTACGGCATCGAGAACCCCAAGCAGCGCCGCTTCCGGTACGGCGTCCAGGTCAACTCCCTCGGTCTGACCGAGGCGCAGCCGGAGAACAACGTCCAGCGGATCGTCCTCGAGATGCTGGCCGTGACCCTCTCGAAGGACGCACGCGCGCGTGCCGTGCAGCTGCCGGCCTGGAACGAGGCCCTCGGTCTCCCCCGGCCCTGGGACCAGCAGTGGTCGCTGCGCATCCAGCAGGTGCTCGCCCATGAGAGCGACCTGCTGGAGTACGAGGACATCTTCGAGGGCTCGCACGTCATCGAGGCGAAGGTCACGAAGCTCGTCGAGGAGTCCCTCGCGGAGATCGACCGCATCCAGGAGATGGGCGGCGCGATGGCCGCCGTCGAGTCCGGCTACCTCAAGTCGCAGCTCGTCTCCTCGCACGCCGAGCGCCGGGCCCGTATCGAGTCCGGGCAGGAAAAGATCATCGGCGTCAACATCTTCGAGACGACCGAGCCGAATCCCCTGACGGCGGATCTCGACACGGCCATCCAGACGGTCGACCCGGCGGTTGAGGCCCGGGTGATCGCCGGGCTGCAGCACTGGCGCGACACCCGCTACCAGCCGCCCTTCAACCACCCGCGCCCCTGCAAGGCGCTGGAGCGGCTGAAGGAGGCCGCCAAGGGCACCGGCAACCTCATGGAGGCCACCCTGGAGTGCGCCCGCGCCGGGGTCACGACCGGCGAGTGGGCCGGGGCCCTGCGCGAGGTGTTCGGCGAGTTCCGGGCGCCGACCGGTGTGTCGTCGGCGCCGGTGGCGGTCCCCGCCGAGGAGGGCTCGGCCATGTCCGAGGTGCGCCGCAAGGTCGACCTGACGGCCAAGGACCTCGGTGTCGGCAAGCTCCGCTTCCTCGTCGGCAAGCCCGGTCTCGACGGGCACTCCAACGGCGCCGAGCAGATCGCCGTGCGGGCCCGTGACGCCGGGTTCGAGGTGGTCTACCAGGGCATCCGGCTCACCCCGGAACAGATCGTGGACGCGGCCCTCGCGGAGGACGTGCACGCGGTCGGCCTGTCGATCCTCTCCGGCTCGCACGCCCAGCTCGTGCCGGACGTGCTGGAGCGGCTCCGTGTGGCCGGTGCCACAGATATACCGGTGATCGCCGGTGGCATCATCCCCAATGGTGACGCCGAGCAGCTCAGGGCCGCCGGAGTGGCCGCCGTCTTCACCCCGAAGGACTTCGACATCACCGGCATCATCGGCCGCATCGTCGACGAGATCCGGAAAGCGAACAAGCTCGACCCCCTGGAGGTCCCCGCATGA
- the ccrA gene encoding crotonyl-CoA carboxylase/reductase has product MTVKDILDAIQSPESTPADFAALPLPESYRAITVHKDETEMFAGLETRDKDPRKSIHLDDVPVPELGPGEALVAVMASSVNYNSVWTSIFEPLSTFGFLERYGRLSELTKRHDLPYHIIGSDLAGVVLRTGPGVNSWKPGDEVVAHCLSVELESSDGHNDTMLDPEQRIWGFETNFGGLAEIALVKSNQLMPKPDHLSWEEAAAPGLVNSTAYRQLVSRNGAGMKQGDNVLIWGASGGLGSYATQFALAGGANPICVVSSDQKADICRAMGAEAIIDRNAEGYKFWKDEHTQDPKEWKRFGKRIRELTGGEDVDIVFEHPGRETFGASVYVTRKGGTIVTCASTSGYNHEYDNRYLWMSLKRIIGSHFANYREAWEANRLIAKGKIHPTLSKVYSLEETGQAAFDVHRNLHQGKVGVLCLAPEEGLGVRDEEMRAKHIDAINRFRNI; this is encoded by the coding sequence GTGACCGTGAAGGACATTCTGGACGCGATCCAGTCGCCGGAATCGACCCCGGCCGACTTCGCCGCCCTGCCGCTCCCCGAGTCGTACCGCGCGATCACCGTGCACAAGGACGAGACGGAGATGTTCGCGGGCCTGGAGACGCGCGACAAGGACCCGCGCAAGTCGATCCACCTGGACGACGTGCCGGTGCCGGAACTCGGACCGGGCGAGGCCTTGGTGGCCGTCATGGCCTCCTCGGTCAACTACAACTCGGTCTGGACGTCGATCTTCGAGCCGCTGTCGACCTTCGGCTTCCTGGAGCGCTACGGCCGGCTCAGCGAGCTCACCAAGCGCCACGACCTGCCGTACCACATCATCGGCTCCGACCTCGCGGGCGTCGTCCTGCGCACCGGCCCGGGCGTCAACTCCTGGAAGCCCGGTGACGAGGTCGTCGCGCACTGTCTGAGCGTGGAGCTGGAGTCCTCGGACGGCCACAACGACACGATGCTCGACCCCGAGCAGCGCATCTGGGGCTTCGAGACCAACTTCGGCGGCCTCGCGGAGATCGCCCTCGTCAAGTCCAACCAGCTGATGCCGAAGCCGGACCACCTGAGCTGGGAGGAGGCCGCGGCCCCCGGGCTCGTGAACTCCACGGCGTACCGCCAGCTGGTCTCCCGCAACGGCGCCGGCATGAAGCAGGGCGACAACGTCCTGATCTGGGGCGCGAGCGGCGGACTCGGCTCGTACGCCACCCAGTTCGCGCTGGCCGGTGGCGCCAACCCGATCTGTGTCGTCTCCAGCGACCAGAAGGCGGACATCTGCCGGGCGATGGGCGCCGAGGCGATCATCGACCGCAACGCCGAGGGCTACAAGTTCTGGAAGGACGAGCACACCCAGGACCCGAAGGAGTGGAAGCGCTTCGGCAAGCGCATCCGCGAGCTCACCGGCGGCGAGGACGTGGACATCGTCTTCGAGCACCCGGGCCGCGAGACCTTCGGCGCCTCGGTCTACGTCACGCGCAAGGGCGGCACCATCGTCACCTGCGCCTCGACCTCGGGCTACAACCACGAGTACGACAACCGCTACCTGTGGATGTCCCTGAAGCGGATCATCGGCTCGCACTTCGCCAACTACCGCGAGGCCTGGGAGGCCAACCGGCTCATCGCGAAGGGCAAGATCCACCCGACGCTGTCGAAGGTCTACTCCCTGGAGGAGACCGGCCAGGCCGCGTTCGACGTGCACCGCAACCTCCACCAGGGCAAGGTCGGCGTGCTCTGCCTGGCCCCCGAGGAGGGCCTCGGCGTGCGCGACGAGGAGATGCGCGCCAAGCACATCGACGCCATCAACCGCTTCCGCAACATCTGA